The following are from one region of the Cottoperca gobio chromosome 13, fCotGob3.1, whole genome shotgun sequence genome:
- the c5ar1 gene encoding C5a anaphylatoxin chemotactic receptor 1: MEFSEMYDIPFNLTHLGDDYMLPEFPDTLAPEIKPIQILALVFYGLVVLLGVPGNALVVWVTGFCMPRSVTSLWFLNLALADLLCCLSIPLLMVPLAHDNHWHFGSVACTLVKGMFYLVMHCSVLQLVLISVDRWMLVSRPVWCQNKRRPKVAAWGCVAVWCLALIGTIPQFIYTKEISAGVDKRECLTVNTPLTAWIVTLYRFLVGFLLPFVVIVACHLVVYSRAESGATRCRARSRRTLRVIIAVVLSFFLCWLPLHIVDFIVLTTSPSPKRYIANVLALILAYLNSCLNPLLYVCLGRGFKDNMNRSLRNMLHFITEDPTTRVSITNNDTKSTSNEKDTTTI; this comes from the coding sequence ATGGAGTTCTCTGAAATGTATGACATTCCTTTTAATTTAACCCACCTTGGCGACGATTACATGCTGCCTGAGTTTCCTGACACTTTGGCACCTGAAATTAAACCGATCCAGATCTTGGCTCTGGTCTTCTACGGCCTTGTGGTCCTGCTGGGTGTCCCCGGGAATGCTCTGGTGGTGTGGGTGACGGGGTTCTGCATGCCCCGCTCCGTCACCTCCCTCTGGTTCCTCAACCTCGCACTGGCTGATCTTCTGTGCtgcctctccatccctctgctCATGGTCCCTCTTGCCCATGATAACCACTGGCACTTTGGCTCGGTGGCCTGCACATTAGTCAAAGGCATGTTTTACCTGGTGATGCACTGCAGTGTCCTGCAGCTGGTTCTGATCAGTGTGGATCGCTGGATGCTGGTCAGCAGACCCGTCTGGTGTCAGAACAAAAGGCGACCTAAAGTGGCTGCCTGGGGGTGTGTGGCTGTCTGGTGCCTGGCCCTGATAGGCACAATCCCCCAGTTTATCTACACCAAGGAGATCAGCGCAGGTGTAGACAAGCGAGAGTGCCTGACAGtgaacactccgctcaccgccTGGATCGTCACATTATACCGCTTCCTGGTGGGATTCCTCCTCCCTTTCGTGGTGATTGTAGCCTGTCACCTGGTGGTgtacagcagagcagagagcggAGCGACACGGTGTCGGGCCCGCTCCAGGCGCACGCTGAGGGTCATCATTGCTGTGGTGCTGAGCTTCTTCCTGTGCTGGCTCCCACTACACATCGTGGACTTCATCGTGTTGACGACCTCTCCCAGTCCAAAACGTTACATTGCAAATGTCTTAGCACTGATTCTGGCATATTTAAACAGTTGCCTCAACCCGCTGCTCTATGTGTGTCTGGGCCGCGGATTCAAAGACAACATGAACCGCTCCCTGCGCAACATGCTCCACTTCATCACCGAGGACCCCACGACCAGAGTGAGCATCACGAACAACGACACCAAGAGCACGAGCAATGAGAAAGATACAACGACAATatga
- the dact3b gene encoding dapper homolog 3 isoform X2 produces the protein MHRAFSFPVTVERSRTKERLEASLSGLCELELRKQRQECLVLGALALGDPLLQDCSRGELACFSSWGQENLTLRRQLSALQSSPWGLMQALEQQVGELRIDTDDCCYDGAQGDAGDSRPSSGFYESSEGQSPKGRSCSTEPSEAVSSWAYTNDRPKSVDPLMLNGELDVPVLRSTLPRSFSAPYPPLEGIAEEGAAVDSWQWDPSEAWQQQPEYQVTEEDYQQALRVEGYILSLIQRHTLAPRPCQPRTTLSPDPPYCSASGHSSLHRRTPSLSTEQRFPDPHLQPHVDLSANPKSQGWGCDLLEGEACGGEAPSLEEDCYLALPYPQSRPHSLAERLPSPLPSLDPNCGVGVLDLCYEPPSPQHYLHPHPAIHQKHNLVSAQYIPGHACHAPVCSPRHYNPEQLKANRAVTSPDHPNSKSRPSKKSHNERQRVKKSSSKTSRSQSENSLLGQRVLPERRYSTTERHQGRGDLAENQGHVTGPQVGSNESRRWCSNLELSQDEGETIAGQSHRRQPRKARHGHSCPHSQPQNYQQQQQHTQHWHPDFQERAPICQGEGGYAAAAAPAESESSMSEVYSPASSSLSSDSDESGGLVWPQQLPPRLASTSSSSSPSPKATANAPAQPKAFVKIKASHALKKKILRFRSGSLKVMTTV, from the exons ATGCATCGTGCCTTCTCGTTCCCGGTGACTGTGGAGCGCAGTCGGACCAAGGAGCGCCTGGAGGCGAGTCTGTCCGGGTTGTGTGAGCTAGAGCTCCGCAAGCAGAGGCAGGAGTGCCTGGTGCTGGGGGCGCTGGCTCTGGGAGACCCTCTGCTCCAGGACTGCTCCAGAGGAGAGCTGGCGTGTTTCAGCAGCTGGGGGCAGGAAAACTTGACACTCAGGCGTCAGCTG AGTGCCCTTCAGAGTTCCCCATGGGGCCTAATGCAGGCGCTGGAGCAGCAGGTGGGAGAGCTGAGGATCGACACCGACGATTGCTGCTATGATGGAGCTCAAGGGGACGCGGGCGACAGTCGGCCGAGTTCTG GTTTCTACGAGTCGAGTGAGGGTCAATCGCCTAAGGGAAGATCTTGTTCCACTGAGCCCTCAGAGGCAGTTTCCTCCTGGGCTTACACCAACGACAGGCCGAAGTCTGTGG ATCCCCTCATGTTGAATGGAGAACTGGATGTGCCAGTCTTACGCTCCACCCTACCCCGCTCTTTCTCAGCCCCTTACCCGCCTCTGGAGGGCATCGCTGAGGAAGGCGCAGCAGTGGACTCCTGGCAGTGGGACCCCAGCGAAGCctggcagcagcagcctgaGTATCAGGTCACAGAGGAGGACTACCAGCAGGCTTTGAGGGTAGAGGGTTACATCCTAAGTCTCATCCAGCGGCATACCCTCGCACCGCGGCCGTGTCAGCCTCGAACCACCCTGAGCCCCGACCCCCCATACTGCAGTGCCTCCGGACACAGCTCCCTACACAGGAGAACTCCTTCTCTTTCCACAGAGCAGCGCTTTCCTGACCCCCATCTTCAGCCCCATGTTGACCTTTCGGCAAACCCTAAGAGCCAGGGCTGGGGTTGTGACCTGCTGGAGGGGGAGGCCTGTGGGGGAGAGGCCCCATCTTTGGAGGAGGACTGTTATCTTGCTCTGCCCTACCCCCAGTCCAGGCCACACTCCCTGGCTGAGAGGCTACCATCACCTCTGCCCTCCCTGGACCCCAACTGTGGTGTTGGGGTTCTTGACCTTTGTTATGAACCCCCATCCCCCCAGCATTACTTGCATCCACATCCAGCTATTcatcaaaaacacaatttagtAAGTGCTCAGTATATCCCTGGACATGCCTGCCATGCCCCTGTGTGCTCCCCCAGACACTACAACCCAGAGCAGCTTAAAGCCAACCGAGCTGTCACCTCTCCTGACCACCCAAACTCCAAGTCAAGACCTTCCAAGAAGAGCCACAACGAGCGACAGAGAGTCAAGAAATCGAGCAGTAAAACCAGTCGATCCCAGTCTGAAAACAGCCTTCTGGGCCAGCGAGTACTGCCGGAGCGCAGGTACAGCACCACTGAGAGGCACCAAGGCAGAGGGGATCTTGCTGAGAACCAAGGCCATGTCACTGGACCGCAGGTGGGCAGCAACGAGAGCCGACGTTGGTGCTCCAACCTGGAGCTCAGCCAGGATGAAGGGGAGACCATAGCAGGGCAGTCACATAGACGCCAACCTCGAAAAGCTCGCCACGGTCATTCTTGTCCCCATTCCCAACCCCAGAactaccagcagcagcagcagcacacccagcacTGGCACCCAGACTTCCAGGAGAGAGCACCTATCTGTCAGGGAGAGGGGGGCTATGCTGCCGCTGCCGCCCCCGCAGAGTCCGAGTCCAGCATGAGTGAGGTGTATTCCCCGGCCTCCAGCTCACTGTCCAGTGACTCAGATGAGAGTGGGGGGCTTGTGTGGCCCCAGCAGCTGCCACCACGCCTTGcttctacctcctcctcctcctcaccttcaccaAAGGCCACTGCCAACGCCCCCGCTCAACCAAAAGCCTTTGTCAAGATCAAAGCCTCTCATGCTCTCAAAAAGAAGATCCTCAGATTTCGCTCAGGGTCCCTCAAAGTCATGACTACTGTATAA
- the dact3b gene encoding dapper 1-B isoform X1 → MHRAFSFPVTVERSRTKERLEASLSGLCELELRKQRQECLVLGALALGDPLLQDCSRGELACFSSWGQENLTLRRQLSALQSSPWGLMQALEQQVGELRIDTDDCCYDGAQGDAGDSRPSSGFYESSEGQSPKGRSCSTEPSEAVSSWAYTNDRPKSVADPLMLNGELDVPVLRSTLPRSFSAPYPPLEGIAEEGAAVDSWQWDPSEAWQQQPEYQVTEEDYQQALRVEGYILSLIQRHTLAPRPCQPRTTLSPDPPYCSASGHSSLHRRTPSLSTEQRFPDPHLQPHVDLSANPKSQGWGCDLLEGEACGGEAPSLEEDCYLALPYPQSRPHSLAERLPSPLPSLDPNCGVGVLDLCYEPPSPQHYLHPHPAIHQKHNLVSAQYIPGHACHAPVCSPRHYNPEQLKANRAVTSPDHPNSKSRPSKKSHNERQRVKKSSSKTSRSQSENSLLGQRVLPERRYSTTERHQGRGDLAENQGHVTGPQVGSNESRRWCSNLELSQDEGETIAGQSHRRQPRKARHGHSCPHSQPQNYQQQQQHTQHWHPDFQERAPICQGEGGYAAAAAPAESESSMSEVYSPASSSLSSDSDESGGLVWPQQLPPRLASTSSSSSPSPKATANAPAQPKAFVKIKASHALKKKILRFRSGSLKVMTTV, encoded by the exons ATGCATCGTGCCTTCTCGTTCCCGGTGACTGTGGAGCGCAGTCGGACCAAGGAGCGCCTGGAGGCGAGTCTGTCCGGGTTGTGTGAGCTAGAGCTCCGCAAGCAGAGGCAGGAGTGCCTGGTGCTGGGGGCGCTGGCTCTGGGAGACCCTCTGCTCCAGGACTGCTCCAGAGGAGAGCTGGCGTGTTTCAGCAGCTGGGGGCAGGAAAACTTGACACTCAGGCGTCAGCTG AGTGCCCTTCAGAGTTCCCCATGGGGCCTAATGCAGGCGCTGGAGCAGCAGGTGGGAGAGCTGAGGATCGACACCGACGATTGCTGCTATGATGGAGCTCAAGGGGACGCGGGCGACAGTCGGCCGAGTTCTG GTTTCTACGAGTCGAGTGAGGGTCAATCGCCTAAGGGAAGATCTTGTTCCACTGAGCCCTCAGAGGCAGTTTCCTCCTGGGCTTACACCAACGACAGGCCGAAGTCTGTGG CAGATCCCCTCATGTTGAATGGAGAACTGGATGTGCCAGTCTTACGCTCCACCCTACCCCGCTCTTTCTCAGCCCCTTACCCGCCTCTGGAGGGCATCGCTGAGGAAGGCGCAGCAGTGGACTCCTGGCAGTGGGACCCCAGCGAAGCctggcagcagcagcctgaGTATCAGGTCACAGAGGAGGACTACCAGCAGGCTTTGAGGGTAGAGGGTTACATCCTAAGTCTCATCCAGCGGCATACCCTCGCACCGCGGCCGTGTCAGCCTCGAACCACCCTGAGCCCCGACCCCCCATACTGCAGTGCCTCCGGACACAGCTCCCTACACAGGAGAACTCCTTCTCTTTCCACAGAGCAGCGCTTTCCTGACCCCCATCTTCAGCCCCATGTTGACCTTTCGGCAAACCCTAAGAGCCAGGGCTGGGGTTGTGACCTGCTGGAGGGGGAGGCCTGTGGGGGAGAGGCCCCATCTTTGGAGGAGGACTGTTATCTTGCTCTGCCCTACCCCCAGTCCAGGCCACACTCCCTGGCTGAGAGGCTACCATCACCTCTGCCCTCCCTGGACCCCAACTGTGGTGTTGGGGTTCTTGACCTTTGTTATGAACCCCCATCCCCCCAGCATTACTTGCATCCACATCCAGCTATTcatcaaaaacacaatttagtAAGTGCTCAGTATATCCCTGGACATGCCTGCCATGCCCCTGTGTGCTCCCCCAGACACTACAACCCAGAGCAGCTTAAAGCCAACCGAGCTGTCACCTCTCCTGACCACCCAAACTCCAAGTCAAGACCTTCCAAGAAGAGCCACAACGAGCGACAGAGAGTCAAGAAATCGAGCAGTAAAACCAGTCGATCCCAGTCTGAAAACAGCCTTCTGGGCCAGCGAGTACTGCCGGAGCGCAGGTACAGCACCACTGAGAGGCACCAAGGCAGAGGGGATCTTGCTGAGAACCAAGGCCATGTCACTGGACCGCAGGTGGGCAGCAACGAGAGCCGACGTTGGTGCTCCAACCTGGAGCTCAGCCAGGATGAAGGGGAGACCATAGCAGGGCAGTCACATAGACGCCAACCTCGAAAAGCTCGCCACGGTCATTCTTGTCCCCATTCCCAACCCCAGAactaccagcagcagcagcagcacacccagcacTGGCACCCAGACTTCCAGGAGAGAGCACCTATCTGTCAGGGAGAGGGGGGCTATGCTGCCGCTGCCGCCCCCGCAGAGTCCGAGTCCAGCATGAGTGAGGTGTATTCCCCGGCCTCCAGCTCACTGTCCAGTGACTCAGATGAGAGTGGGGGGCTTGTGTGGCCCCAGCAGCTGCCACCACGCCTTGcttctacctcctcctcctcctcaccttcaccaAAGGCCACTGCCAACGCCCCCGCTCAACCAAAAGCCTTTGTCAAGATCAAAGCCTCTCATGCTCTCAAAAAGAAGATCCTCAGATTTCGCTCAGGGTCCCTCAAAGTCATGACTACTGTATAA